In one Oncorhynchus masou masou isolate Uvic2021 chromosome 23, UVic_Omas_1.1, whole genome shotgun sequence genomic region, the following are encoded:
- the LOC135510226 gene encoding oocyte zinc finger protein XlCOF6-like isoform X1 has translation MSKLQLLSLFLNDRLTPADVDIFEAVEKTVVEYQEENALLRRLLRITPEIQLCRTESLQLSVSEEEVPPEQQHCEQQWSPSLGQKDPETKQIKEEQEEVRTSQEEEQLQGLFDTKDSIFTTSCVKSECDQKDPCQEAVRAEHPTLSPLKTSKLQLFRVFLNECLTASAAVEIFGAVEKTVGEYQEENDRLRTLLQRTPEIQLCRIDSLQLSVSEEEVPPEQQHCEQEWSPSLGQKDPETKQIKEEQEEVRTSQEEEQLQGLFVTKDSIFTTSCMKSECDQEDQTKTVENRERDSKPVDRKPSGTVTHIKGLNIPCDPPDNQDNASSHSSAVSNDPVGLDSSPPLDTHCSKPSTTSRKTHSCRDCGESFALKADLQKHVTLTKKRPSECVFCNKQYKSTCKLKAHVRLCHGVKPFTCPVCGKTFKLKKYLSRHIRMHTGERSFICGDCGKSFYRKENLTMHIRTHTGEKLFSCGDCGKSFSIKNNLTMHKLIHTGEKPFSCGYCGKSFSQKGDLGRHILIHTGEKPFSCDDCDKSFRHKGSLNKHIWTHTGEKPFSCGDCGKNFYRKEHLTVHLLTHTGEKPFICGDCGKSFNQKGSLKAHILIHTGEKLFICGDCGKSFSLKKHLTVHILTHTGEKPFSCGDCGKSFSQKAHLNNHIRTHTGEKPFICFDCGKSFSQKGVLGRHILTHTGEKSFSCCDCGKSFSLKDHLNKHILTHTGEKPFSCCYCGKSFSQKGVLGRHIRTHTGEKPFSCGDCGKSFSQKVVLGRHIRTHTGEKPFSCGDCGKRFSVKRNLIKHKRIHTGEKQHGCSVCDKIFTQKTNLLRHVKNNHKESK, from the exons ATGTCTAAACTACAGTTGTTGAGTTTGTTTTTAAATGATCGCTTAACGCCGGCTGATGTGGATATTTTTGAAGCTGTTGAGAAAACGGTAGTGGAGTACCAGGAGGAAAATGCTCTGCTACGGAGACTGCTGCGGATCACACCGGAGATACAACTATGTAGAACAG aatccctgcagctctctgtctctgaagaGGAGGTTCCCCCTGAGCAGCAGCACTGTGAGCAGCAGTGGAGCCCCAGTCTGGGGCAGAAGGACCCAGAGACCAAACAGAttaaagaggaacaggaggaagtcaggaccagtcaggaggaagagcagcttcaaGGGCTCTTTGATACCAAAGACTCCATATTCACTACTTCCTGTGTGAAAAGTGAATGTGATCAGAAGGACCCATGTCAAGAAGCCGTACGAGCTGAACACCCAACTCTCAGTCCACTGAAAACATCTAAACTACAGTTGTTTCGTGTGTTTTTAAATGAATGTTTAACGGCGTCTGCTGCTGTGGAGATTTTTGGTGCAGTTGAGAAAACGGTAGGAGAGTACCAGGAGGAGAATGATCGGCTACGGACACTGCTGCAGAGGACACCAGAGATACAGCtatgtagaatag actccctgcagctctctgtctctgaagaGGAGGTTCCCCCTGAACAGCAGCACTGTGAGCAGGAGTGGAGCCCCAGTCTGGGACAGAAGGACCCAGAGACCAAACAGAttaaagaggaacaggaggaagtcaggaccagtcaggaggaagagcagcttcaaGGGCTCTTTGTTACCAAAGACTCCATATTCACTACTTCCTGTATGAAAAGTgaatgtgatcaggaggaccaaaCCAAGActgtggagaacagagagagagactctaaACCAGTGGATCGCAAACCTTCTGGCACTGTGACCCACATTAAGGGTCTCAACATTCCCTGTGACCCTCCAGATAATCAAGACAATGCCTCCAGCCACAGCTCAGCCGTAAGCAATGACCCAGTAGGACTTGACAGTAGCCCACCATTGGATACACACTGTTCCAAACCCAGCACCACATCAAGAAAAACTCACAGCTGCCGTGACTGTGGTGAATCTTTTGCTCTGAAAGCTGATCTGCAGAAGCATGTGACTCTCACCAAGAAGAGACCCAGTGAATGTGTCTTCTGCAATAAACAGTACAAATCCACCTGTAAACTAAAGGCCCACGTCCGACTCTGTCACGGTGTGAAACCTTTCACCTGTCCTGTTTGTGGCAAGACCTTCAAACTAAAGAAATATCTGTCCAGACACATCAGGATGCACACAGGAGAGAGATCATTTATCTGTGGCGACTGTGGGAAGAGCTTCTATCGCAAGGAGAACCTAACTATGCATATACGGactcacacaggggagaaattATTCAGCTGTGGTGACTGCGGGAAAAGCTTCAGTATCAAGAATAACCTAACCATGCATAAActgattcacacaggagagaaaccatttagTTGTGGTTactgtgggaagagcttcagTCAGAAGGGAGACCTAGGGAGGCATATATTgattcacacaggggagaaaccatttagctgtgATGACTGTGATAAAAGTTTCAGACACAAGGGGTCACTAAACAAACATATAtggactcacacaggagagaaaccatttagctgtggCGACTGTGGGAAAAACTTTTATCGTAAGGAACACTTAACCGTGCATCTgctgactcacacaggagagaaaccatttatttgtggtgactgtgggaagagctttAATCAGAAGGGGTCCCTTAAGGCACATATActgattcacacaggagagaaattatttatctgtggtgactgtgggaaaagcttcaGTCTGAAGAAGCACTTAACTGTGCATATactgactcacacaggagagaaaccatttagctgtggagactgtgggaaaagcttcaGTCAGAAGGCCCACCTAAATAATCATATACgtactcacacaggagagaaaccatttatCTGCTTTGACTGTGGAAAAAGCTTCAGTCAAAAGGGGGTCCTAGGGAGGCACATactgactcacacaggagagaaatcattTAGCTGTTGTGACTGTGGGAAAAGTTTCAGTCTGAAGGACCACCTAAATAAGCATATactgactcacacaggagagaaaccatttagctgtTGTTACTGTGGGAAAAGCTTCAGTCAGAAGGGGGTCCTAGGGAGACACATAcggactcacacaggagagaaaccatttagctgtggcgactgtgggaaaagcttcaGTCAGAAAGTGGTCCTGGGGAGACACATAcggactcacacaggagagaaaccatttagctgtggtgactgtgggaaaAGATTTAGTGTCAAGAGAAACTTAATCAAACACAAAcggattcacacaggagagaaacaacATGGCTGCTCAGTCTGTGATAAAATATTCACTCAGAAGACTAATCTGTTGAGGCATGTCAAAAACAACCACAAAGAAAGTAAATga
- the LOC135510226 gene encoding oocyte zinc finger protein XlCOF6-like isoform X2 — protein sequence MSKLQLLSLFLNDRLTPADVDIFEAVEKTVVEYQEENALLRRLLRITPEIQLCRTDSLQLSVSEEEVPPEQQHCEQEWSPSLGQKDPETKQIKEEQEEVRTSQEEEQLQGLFVTKDSIFTTSCMKSECDQEDQTKTVENRERDSKPVDRKPSGTVTHIKGLNIPCDPPDNQDNASSHSSAVSNDPVGLDSSPPLDTHCSKPSTTSRKTHSCRDCGESFALKADLQKHVTLTKKRPSECVFCNKQYKSTCKLKAHVRLCHGVKPFTCPVCGKTFKLKKYLSRHIRMHTGERSFICGDCGKSFYRKENLTMHIRTHTGEKLFSCGDCGKSFSIKNNLTMHKLIHTGEKPFSCGYCGKSFSQKGDLGRHILIHTGEKPFSCDDCDKSFRHKGSLNKHIWTHTGEKPFSCGDCGKNFYRKEHLTVHLLTHTGEKPFICGDCGKSFNQKGSLKAHILIHTGEKLFICGDCGKSFSLKKHLTVHILTHTGEKPFSCGDCGKSFSQKAHLNNHIRTHTGEKPFICFDCGKSFSQKGVLGRHILTHTGEKSFSCCDCGKSFSLKDHLNKHILTHTGEKPFSCCYCGKSFSQKGVLGRHIRTHTGEKPFSCGDCGKSFSQKVVLGRHIRTHTGEKPFSCGDCGKRFSVKRNLIKHKRIHTGEKQHGCSVCDKIFTQKTNLLRHVKNNHKESK from the exons ATGTCTAAACTACAGTTGTTGAGTTTGTTTTTAAATGATCGCTTAACGCCGGCTGATGTGGATATTTTTGAAGCTGTTGAGAAAACGGTAGTGGAGTACCAGGAGGAAAATGCTCTGCTACGGAGACTGCTGCGGATCACACCGGAGATACAACTATGTAGAACAG actccctgcagctctctgtctctgaagaGGAGGTTCCCCCTGAACAGCAGCACTGTGAGCAGGAGTGGAGCCCCAGTCTGGGACAGAAGGACCCAGAGACCAAACAGAttaaagaggaacaggaggaagtcaggaccagtcaggaggaagagcagcttcaaGGGCTCTTTGTTACCAAAGACTCCATATTCACTACTTCCTGTATGAAAAGTgaatgtgatcaggaggaccaaaCCAAGActgtggagaacagagagagagactctaaACCAGTGGATCGCAAACCTTCTGGCACTGTGACCCACATTAAGGGTCTCAACATTCCCTGTGACCCTCCAGATAATCAAGACAATGCCTCCAGCCACAGCTCAGCCGTAAGCAATGACCCAGTAGGACTTGACAGTAGCCCACCATTGGATACACACTGTTCCAAACCCAGCACCACATCAAGAAAAACTCACAGCTGCCGTGACTGTGGTGAATCTTTTGCTCTGAAAGCTGATCTGCAGAAGCATGTGACTCTCACCAAGAAGAGACCCAGTGAATGTGTCTTCTGCAATAAACAGTACAAATCCACCTGTAAACTAAAGGCCCACGTCCGACTCTGTCACGGTGTGAAACCTTTCACCTGTCCTGTTTGTGGCAAGACCTTCAAACTAAAGAAATATCTGTCCAGACACATCAGGATGCACACAGGAGAGAGATCATTTATCTGTGGCGACTGTGGGAAGAGCTTCTATCGCAAGGAGAACCTAACTATGCATATACGGactcacacaggggagaaattATTCAGCTGTGGTGACTGCGGGAAAAGCTTCAGTATCAAGAATAACCTAACCATGCATAAActgattcacacaggagagaaaccatttagTTGTGGTTactgtgggaagagcttcagTCAGAAGGGAGACCTAGGGAGGCATATATTgattcacacaggggagaaaccatttagctgtgATGACTGTGATAAAAGTTTCAGACACAAGGGGTCACTAAACAAACATATAtggactcacacaggagagaaaccatttagctgtggCGACTGTGGGAAAAACTTTTATCGTAAGGAACACTTAACCGTGCATCTgctgactcacacaggagagaaaccatttatttgtggtgactgtgggaagagctttAATCAGAAGGGGTCCCTTAAGGCACATATActgattcacacaggagagaaattatttatctgtggtgactgtgggaaaagcttcaGTCTGAAGAAGCACTTAACTGTGCATATactgactcacacaggagagaaaccatttagctgtggagactgtgggaaaagcttcaGTCAGAAGGCCCACCTAAATAATCATATACgtactcacacaggagagaaaccatttatCTGCTTTGACTGTGGAAAAAGCTTCAGTCAAAAGGGGGTCCTAGGGAGGCACATactgactcacacaggagagaaatcattTAGCTGTTGTGACTGTGGGAAAAGTTTCAGTCTGAAGGACCACCTAAATAAGCATATactgactcacacaggagagaaaccatttagctgtTGTTACTGTGGGAAAAGCTTCAGTCAGAAGGGGGTCCTAGGGAGACACATAcggactcacacaggagagaaaccatttagctgtggcgactgtgggaaaagcttcaGTCAGAAAGTGGTCCTGGGGAGACACATAcggactcacacaggagagaaaccatttagctgtggtgactgtgggaaaAGATTTAGTGTCAAGAGAAACTTAATCAAACACAAAcggattcacacaggagagaaacaacATGGCTGCTCAGTCTGTGATAAAATATTCACTCAGAAGACTAATCTGTTGAGGCATGTCAAAAACAACCACAAAGAAAGTAAATga